Proteins encoded within one genomic window of Oryza brachyantha chromosome 7, ObraRS2, whole genome shotgun sequence:
- the LOC102712375 gene encoding UPF0481 protein At3g47200-like — MDNTERGCRCCAWVERTPRDLERAALVFGSRRHVGAENGRRSLDRADARRGNLHPIQDQLAASRRNLDRISHGPCTIYRVPPEILAVDRGAYKPMVVGIGPYCDDKGPGSKLKQLEDHKWRCANKLISKSCCARGHRVTQENLLQNCLQEMKNLETRIRSSYSEEISMGSDELAMMMALDGCFILHLLLKHHTGAAHGEQGNNVVDDDGDDDDDWTQVIGRCWIWNLVKYDLLLLQNQIPFFVIRTLYRLLIVDGEEMEQRLISGGLQLFSTLYPLRKDVNFTVPSDQIHHLLHLVYLSILPPKNSPDFPAQQQNLSEETAQQQNLPREVLPFWIPSVKELMESGVKFTKKKNAQVFMDITFQRGVLEIPELKIFDHSNFLLRNLIAFEQCYPDNHFHITSYAAFMGCLLRSKEDARILHLKGVLINGTTKGEYANGFFSQISSGAHSPSDRNYLGGLTEEIMKYHGKRHNRWRAALRRNYCTNPWVIISVIAAFLLLFLAVTNTVVALLSRFKR, encoded by the coding sequence ATGGATAATACAGAAAGAGGTTGTCGATGTTGTGCCTGGGTTGAGCGAACTCCCAGAGATCTAGAGCGCGCCGCACTAGTATTTGGAAGCAGAAGACATGTTGGGGCTGAGAACGGTAGACGTTCATTGGACAGAGCTGATGCAAGGCGCGGTAATCTTCACCCAATCCAAGATCAGCTCGCCGCGTCAAGGAGGAACCTAGATAGAATCTCACATGGGCCGTGCACAATCTATAGAGTTCCACCTGAAATATTGGCAGTAGACAGAGGAGCTTACAAGCCTATGGTTGTTGGCATTGGCCCTTACTGTGATGACAAAGGACCAGGCAGTAAGCTGAAGCAGCTGGAAGACCACAAGTGGAGGTGCGCCAACAAGCTCATATCCAAATCATGCTGCGCGAGAGGACATCGCGTAACACAAGAGAACTTGCTGCAGAACTGTTTGCAAGAAATGAAGAATCTGGAGACTCGGATTCGTAGCTCCTATTCAGAGGAAATCTCTATGGGCAGTGATGAGTTGGCGATGATGATGGCACTCGATGGTTGTTTTATTCTCCATCTCCTTCTGAAGCACCACACTGGAGCCGCACATGGAGAACAGGGTAACAACGTCGTCGACGATGATggtgatgacgacgacgactggaCTCAGGTTATTGGAAGATGCTGGATATGGAACTTGGTGAAGTATGATCTGCTCCTGCTGCAGAATCAGATTCCATTTTTTGTCATCCGGACCTTGTACAGACTTTTGATAGTGGATGGTGAAGAAATGGAACAGAGGCTAATATCTGGCGGACTCCAGCTATTTAGCACGCTCTATCCACTGCGAAAGGATGTAAATTTCACCGTCCCTTCCGACCAAATACATCATCTGCTCCATTTGGTTTACCTATCAATCCTGCCCCCAAAAAACTCTCCGGATTTCCCAGCGCAACAACAGAACTTGTCCGAAGAAACTGCTCAGCAGCAAAACTTACCGCGGGAGGTTCTGCCCTTTTGGATACCGAGTGTAAAGGAGCTAATGGAGTCTGGAGTCAAgtttacaaagaaaaagaatgctCAAGTGTTCATGGACATAACATTCCAAAGAGGGGTCCTGGAGATTCCAGAGCTGAAGATTTTCGATCACAGCAACTTCCTCTTGAGAAATCTGATCGCATTTGAGCAGTGTTATCCTGACAACCACTTCCACATTACCTCCTATGCAGCATTTATGGGTTGCCTACTTAGAAGTAAGGAAGATGCCAGGATACTGCACCTCAAAGGAGTTCTCATCAATGGTACAACCAAGGGAGAGTACGCTAATGGTTTCTTCAGCCAAATCAGCAGCGGGGCACATTCCCCTTCTGACAGGAACTACCTTGGGGGTTTGACTGAAGAAATCATGAAGTACCATGGCAAGCGTCACAACAGATGGCGAGCTGCCCTCAGGCGCAACTACTGTACCAATCCATGGGTGATCATCTCCGTGATAGCCGCCTTTTTACTGCTGTTTCTTGCTGTCACAAACACAGTTGTTGCTCTATTAAGCCGTTTTAAGCGTTGA